The Naumovozyma dairenensis CBS 421 chromosome 3, complete genome genome has a window encoding:
- the HCA4 gene encoding RNA-dependent ATPase HCA4 (similar to Saccharomyces cerevisiae HCA4 (YJL033W); ancestral locus Anc_5.241), with protein MAKKQRLTTSQRKDLRKKEDEYLENLNKKIEEYDPNTSKTILFKDLPLSPPTLKGLNGAAFLKLTDIQRESIPISLKGYDVLGSAKTGSGKTLAFLIPILEKLYREKWTEFDGLGALVISPTRELAMQIYEVLLKIGTYTSLSAGLVIGGKDVKFESERLSKINILIGTPGRILQHLDQAIALNTSNLQMLVLDEADRCLDMGFKKTLDAIVSNLPASRQTLLFSATQSQSLGDLARLSLTDYKTVGTMDPSKDKTDEGAATPKTLEQSYVETELADKLDILYSFIKSHLKHKMIVFLSSSKQVHFVYETFRKLQPGISLMHLHGRQKQKARTETLDKFSRAQQVCLFATDVVARGIDFPSVDWVIQVDCPEDADTYIHRVGRAARYGKKGKSLIMLTPQECEPFLKRLASKKIKLGKLTIKQAKKKSIKPQLQSLLFKDPELKYLGQKAFISYVRSIYIQKDKEVFNFESLATEAFANSLGLPGAPKIKIKGMKAIDRAKELKNTPRQLLALQQANDEGEIVKDKTKAVRTKYDKMFERKNQTILSEHYLNITQSQAAADEDEDFMTVKRQDHQLNEEELPALTVPTSNRGQKKALSKKASLSTKGNATKLVFDDDGEAHPVYELEGEEDFQKKGSAEAQKKDFLSKESDVMAEVDTGDKQVAKEKRQEKKRKRLELMRREMEMSLEEEEASSGEDVANAYVGTGNLSDDMEDEEEGNNTRKRARFSTATEETTHESDAGILELEEPETLEDLESLTSRLIQN; from the coding sequence ATGGCCAAAAAGCAGCGATTAACAACTTCTCAACGTAAAGATTTACGTAAAAAGGAAGATGAATACCTTGAAAACTTgaataagaaaattgaaGAGTATGATCCCAATACTTCCAAAACTAtacttttcaaagatttacCTCTCAGTCCTCCTACATTGAAGGGTTTGAACGGGGCTGCCTTTCTTAAGCTAACGGATATCCAACGAGAATCTATACCAATTTCTCTTAAAGGGTATGACGTTCTAGGTTCAGCAAAAACAGGTTCTGGTAAGACATTAGCATTTTTGATTCCCATACTTGAAAAATTGTACCGTGAAAAATGGACGGAATTTGATGGCTTAGGCGCTTTGGTTATATCCCCTACCAGAGAACTAGCAATGCAAATTTACGAAGTTTTACTTAAGATTGGTACGTATACTTCCTTATCAGCTGGTCTAGTCATTGGTGGTAAAGACGTTAAATTCGAATCAGAAAGACTTTcgaaaataaatattctgATCGGAACACCAGGAAGAATTCTGCAACATTTAGATCAAGCTATAGCATTAAATACATCAAATTTACAAATGTTAGTCTTAGATGAGGCTGATCGATGCCTAGATATGGGGTTCAAAAAAACATTGGATGCAATTGTTAGTAACTTGCCCGCTTCTAGACaaactttattattttcagcGACCCAATCGCAATCTCTCGGTGATTTGGCTCGATTATCATTAACGGATTATAAAACAGTCGGAACAATGGATCCGTCAAAGGATAAGACCGATGAAGGAGCAGCTACCCCCAAGACCTTGGAACAGTCATATGTGGAAACAGAGTTGGCTGATAAGTTAGATATACTGTACAGTTTCATTAAATCCCATTTGAAACATAAAATGattgttttcttatctAGTTCTAAGCAAGTCCATTTTGTATACGAAACATTTAGAAAATTGCAACCTGGTATCTCTTTGATGCACCTCCATGGGAGACAGAAACAAAAGGCTAGAACTGAGACTTTGGACAAGTTTAGTCGTGCTCAACAAGTATGTTTGTTTGCGACAGACGTCGTTGCAAGAGGTATTGATTTTCCATCAGTTGATTGGGTCATCCAGGTGGATTGCCCTGAAGATGCAGATACATACATCCATAGAGTAGGAAGGGCAGCTCGTTACGGTAAAAAAGGGAAGTCTCTTATAATGTTGACGCCCCAGGAATGTGAaccatttttgaaaagactAGCgtcaaagaaaataaaattaggGAAGCTGACAATTAAGCAAGctaagaagaaatcaatcAAACCACAATTGCAATCCctattatttaaagatccagaattgaaatatttaggCCAAAAAGCTTTTATCTCCTACGTGAGATCAATATATATCCAAAAAGACAAAGAAGTTTTTAATTTTGAGTCATTAGCCACTGAAGCATTCGCAAACTCATTGGGTCTCCCAGGTGCACCAAAGATCAAGATTAAAGGTATGAAGGCAATTGATCGTGCTAAAGAACTGAAAAATACCCCAAGACAGCTACTTGCTTTGCAACAAGCAAACGACGAAGGTGAAATAGTTAAAGATAAAACCAAGGCAGTACGAACCAAATACGATAAGATGTTCGAACGTAAAAATCAAACGATCTTAAGTGAgcattatttgaatattacGCAATCGCAAGCTGCAGCcgatgaagatgaggatTTCATGACAGTCAAACGTCAAGATCATCAACTTAACGAAGAAGAGTTGCCTGCTTTAACAGTTCCGACATCAAATAGAGGGCAAAAGAAGGCACTATCGAAAAAAGCTTCTTTATCAACAAAAGGGAATGCAACAAAACTTGTCTTTGACGATGATGGAGAAGCTCATCCAGTTTATGAATtagaaggagaagaagatttcCAAAAGAAGGGCTCTGCAGAGGCCCAGAAAAAGGATTTCTTAAGCAAGGAATCTGATGTAATGGCTGAAGTAGATACAGGGGATAAACAAGTAGCAAAGGAGAAGCgtcaagaaaagaaaagaaagagattGGAACTTATGCGAAGGGAAATGGAAATGTCtcttgaagaagaagaagctaGTAGTGGTGAAGATGTAGCTAATGCATATGTTGGTACAGGGAACTTAAGTGACGATATGgaggatgaagaagaaggaaataATACAAGGAAAAGGGCCAGGTTCTCGACCGCGACAGAAGAGACAACCCATGAAAGTGATGCCGGTATACTTGAACTTGAAGAACCAGAGACTCTTGAAGATCTAGAATCCTTGACTTCGAGATTAATTCAAAACTAG